A stretch of the Papaver somniferum cultivar HN1 chromosome 6, ASM357369v1, whole genome shotgun sequence genome encodes the following:
- the LOC113290526 gene encoding O-acyltransferase WSD1-like, whose translation MNKEEPLTPFGRMFSQEEGNQVINCAMNLKNPINLESVKAEFKNSILIQHPRFQSVLVRNTTNGREYWKRGDVNLDKHIFLIQDIDHGDSSTSSILSNDEIVNGYLADLTVSSPLSIDKPLWELHVLKDQNCLVLRVNHALGDGVSIMYLILTMCRKVDQPDELPSIPKHNYKTSRINMCEMIWRLVMKIWLTIVYLMGFSLRCLFMKDAKSKISGGHGVELWPRKLATARFKLDDMKSVKNAVLNTINDVLIGVVTSGLSRYLDYHRTPNSRYGKFGEEQLVTSWWGNIFGYILLPIYPHKSVGNNPLRYVMNAKEILDKKKLSFEAHLTCAITKSAMSLLGPKVTYLLTNKVVCNTSFTITNVGGPQEEVMFGGNPVTSLRATSLGLPHPPYK comes from the exons ATGAACAAAGAGGAGCCTCTGACCCCGTTTGGGCGGATGTTCTCGCAAGAAGAAGGGAATCAAGTTATCAACTGTGCGATGAATCTCAAAAACCCAATCAACTTAGAATCCGTTAAAGCTGAATTTAAAAATTCCATCCTGATTCAGCACCCAAGATTTCAAAGCGTCTTAGTAAGAAACACGACTAATGGTAGAGAATATTGGAAAAGAGGTGATGTAAATTTAGACAAACACATATTTCTCATTCAAGACATCGACCATGGTGATTCTTCGACGTCCAGCATCCTTAGCAATGACGAGATCGTGAATGGGTATCTGGCAGATCTTACTGTTTCATCGCCTCTCAGCATTGACAAACCATTATGGGAATTACATGTACTGAAGGATCAAAACTGTCTAGTATTGAGAGTTAATCATGCTCTAGGTGATGGGGTATCTATAATGTATTTGATTTTAACTATGTGTAGGAAAGTTGACCAGCCTGATGAATTACCCAGCATCCCTAAACACAACTACAAAACTAGTAGGATCAATATGTGTGAAATGATATGGAGATTGGTAATGAAGatatggttaactattgtttattTAATGGGTTTCTCACTTAGATGTTTGTTTATGAAAGATGCTAAAAGCAAAATTAGTGGTGGGCATGGTGTTGAACTATGGCCTAGGAAGCTTGCTACTGCTAGGTTCAAGTTAGACGACATGAAATCTGTCAAGAATGCCGTGCTTAAC ACAATCAATGACGTTCTTATCGGAGTTGTTACATCTGGATTATCGCGATACTTGGATTACCATCGAACCCCGAACTCAA GATATGGCAAATTTGGTGAAGAACAGTTGGTGACAAGTTGGTGGGGTAACATATTCGGATACATTTTACTCCCAATTTATCCCCATAAAAGTGTTGGTAACAATCCGCTTCGATATGTCATGAACGCCAAAGAAATACTTGACAAGAAGAAACTATCGTTTGAAGCTCATCTCACTTGCGCAATTACTAAATCTGCAATGTCACTTTTGGGTCCCAAG GTCACGTATCTGCTCACCAACAAGGTTGTTTGCAATACAAGTTTTACGATAACCAATGTCGGTGGTCCGCAAGAAGAGGTCATGTTTGGAGGAAATCCAGTAACTTCACTACGAGCAACTTCGTTAGGTTTACCCCAT CCTCCGTACAAGTAA
- the LOC113290527 gene encoding purine permease 3-like → MDTVRRKYLMIFNCILLAIGATGGPLLIRLYFVRGGKRIWFASMLASAGWPILILPLSVSYIFNRRRGGVENGREIFFTITQPLIIASAFIGLLLGLNDYLYTHGVSLLPVSTSTLIMSTHLAFTDGFAFVLVNQKFTPYSINVVVLLTVGAVLLGLHSNNDKPVNQSNRDYYLGFFLTVGASVISGLLFPLAELVYIKAKQSLTYSLVIEMQIVTAVVASLFCIVEMIVNNDHKEILREGKEYELGEVKYYVVLVAIAIMSQIYFVGTAGVIFCSTSLLAGIIAAVMLPVTEILSVVFYHESFKS, encoded by the exons ATGGATACTGTCAGGAGAAAGTACCTTATGATCTTTAATTGCATCTTATTAGCAATTGGTGCCACTGGAGGTCCGCTTCTAATCCGTCTCTACTTCGTCCGTGGTGGTAAGCGAATATGGTTCGCGAGTATGCTAGCAAGTGCAGGTTGGCCGATTCTAATCCTCCCTCTCTCGGTTTCATACATCTTCAATCGCCGCCGTGGCGGTGTTGAAAATGGCAGAGAAATTTTTTTCACCATTACACAGCCTCTGATAATTGCTAGCGCTTTTATCGGTCTCCTCTTGGGGTTAAACGATTACTTATATACTCATGGTGTTTCCCTTCTTCCCGTCTCGACATCTACATTAATAATGTCCACTCATTTGGCTTTTACGGATGGTTTCGCATTTGTTCTTGTTAACCAAAAATTCACTCCGTATTCTATAAATGTAGTTGTGCTATTAACAGTTGGAGCCGTGCTTCTGGGTCTTCATTCGAACAATGATAAACCCGTAAATCAGTCTAACAGAGATTACTACTTGGGTTTTTTTCTCACGGTTGGAGCTTCTGTAATCAGTGGACTGTTGTTCCCATTGGCGGAGTTGGTGTACATTAAAGCTAAGCAATCCTTAACTTACAGTTTAGTGATAGAAATGCAGATTGTGACGGCTGTGGTTGCTTCCCTTTTCTGCATTGTTGAGATGATTGTAAACAATGATCACAAG GAAATATTAAGAGAAGGTAAAGAGTATGAGCTCGGGGAGGTCAAGTATTACGTGGTGCTAGTAGCTATTGCCATTATGTCGCAGATTTACTTCGTCGGGACAGCAGGAGTTATCTTTTGTTCAACATCTTTGCTTGCTGGTATTATCGCTGCCGTAATGCTACCCGTTACGGAGATCCTATCTGTCGTATTCTACCATGAGAGCTTCAAATCTTAA
- the LOC113287003 gene encoding cellulose synthase-like protein G2 has protein sequence MENRGDKNSLYPLNSFEIHPRTKPTRVFMFIYLCGIIALLYHHLTKLIFRSNHLLPSILLLIADLVLSFMWITSQAFRWRPIRRKVYPENLSKLVKEEDLPALDVFICTADPYKEPPMEVVNTALSVLAFDYPSDKISVYVSDDGGSQMTLFALMQGAKFAKHWLPFCRKHNLSKRCPKVVFNQHHSAHLQLDSQEFQKMKRLYEEMRRKVEQVMEQGYVDDDIVNEEESQVFHKWRVNEFTRQHHPTVIQVLMESSKDVDISGISLPNLIYLSREKSKHIHHNFKAGALNALIRVSAVMSSAPVVLSLDCDMYCNNHQAPRLALCHLLDPNEGSKTAFVQFPQRYRGINPTDIYNNEVTRPFIINPEGLDGIGTTNYVGTGPFINRKAFYGGPTQPKVNIFPGFNNDESGLERKTIDSKLILEAANKVADCNYEQGTNWGRTLGFRYGSLVEDFFTGYRMQCEGWRSIFCNPKTPAFLGDFPISLNDSLIQVKRWSVGLIEVGFSKYCPFTFGTRNRSLLMGMAYGFYAFWPVWAIPIIIYGLLPQLFLIHDIYLFPKVSDLWFYVYAYLFSATYIQDLIESYYVYNINFKKWWNEQRMWLIRGATCFSFSFIEFTLNQIGISAPDFSLTSKVIDNEQQKRYDQEIFDFGVESPFFVSLSTFALISLVSFSFGIVKVIFMDGKLEEMLVQLFLSGFVLVNSLPIYEAMVLRKDGGRMPIRVTLISGLIAVLLCYAAGFAIRRS, from the exons ATGGAAAACAGAGGAGATAAAAACTCTCTTTATCCTCTGAATAGTTTTGAAATTCATCCAAGAACTAAACCAACTCGTGTATTTATGTTCATCTACCTATGTGGAATCATAGCTCTTCTTTATCATCATCTTACTAAACTCATATTCCGTTCAAATCATCTGCTTCCGTCAATCTTACTGTTGATTGCCGATTTAGTTCTGTCTTTCATGTGGATTACATCTCAAGCTTTTCGATGGCGTCCGATTCGTAGAAAAGTATACCCGGAGAATCTATCAAAACTTGTAAAAGAAGAGGATCTTCCAGCTCTGGATGTATTCATCTGTACAGCCGATCCATACAAAGAACCTCCAATGGAAGTTGTGAACACAGCTTTATCTGTATTAGCATTTGATTATCCATCAGACAAGATATCCGTTTATGTTTCTGATGATGGAGGGTCACAAATGACTCTTTTTGCGTTGATGCAAGGAGCTAAGTTCGCCAAACACTGGTTGCCGTTTTGCAGGAAGCATAATCTCAGTAAGAGATGTCCTAAAGTGGTTTTCAACCAGCATCATTCTGCTCATCTTCAGCTTGATTCTCAAGAGTTCCAAAAAATGAAG AGGTTATACGAGGAAATGAGAAGGAAGGTAGAGCAAGTTATGGAGCAAGGATACGTAGATGATGATATCGTTAATGAGGAAGAGAGCCAAGTTTTCCATAAATGGAGAGTAAATGAATTTACTCGCCAACATCATCCTACGGTCATTCAG GTGCTCATGGAAAGCTCTAAGGATGTTGATATCTCCGGGATATCTCTACCCAATTTAATCTACCTTTCTCGGGAGAAAAGTAAACATATTCACCACAATTTCAAGGCGGGTGCTCTGAATGCATTG ATACGTGTATCAGCGGTTATGAGTAGCGCACCAGTTGTTCTGAGCCTTGACTGTGACATGTACTGTAATAATCATCAAGCTCCGCGGTTGGCACTATGCCATCTGCTAGACCCTAATGAAGGCTCAAAAACTGCTTTTGTTCAGTTTCCACAACGATACAGAGGGATTAATCCAACtgatatctataacaatgaggtTACAAGGCCGTTCATAATAAATCCCGAAGGGTTAGATGGGATTGGTACTACGAATTATGTTGGCACCGGTCCTTTCATCAATCGAAAAGCATTTTATGGTGGCCCAACTCAACCAAAAGTAAACATATTCCCTGGATTTAACAACGACGAAAGTGGTTTGGAGAGAAAAACAATAGATTCAAAACTAATTTTGGAAGCAGCTAATAAAGTTGCAGATTGCAACTATGAACAAGGAACAAACTGGGGAAGAACTTTGGGTTTCAGATACGGATCCCTGGTTGAAGACTTTTTTACGGGTTATCGCATGCAATGTGAAGGATGGCGATCAATATTTTGCAACCCGAAGACTCCAGCATTTCTTGGAGATTTCCCAATCAGCTTAAATGATTCATTAATTCAAGTAAAACGATGGTCAGTTGGATTGATTGAGGTTGGGTTCTCAAAGTATTGCCCATTCACATTTGGTACAAGAAATCGATCCCTACTTATGGGTATGGCGTATGGTTTTTATGCGTTTTGGCCTGTATGGGCTATCCCTATTATCATATATGGTCTTCTTCCGCAGCTTTTCCTTATACACGACATATATTTGTTTCCCAAG GTCTCTGATCTATGGTTTTACGTATATGCCTACCTCTTTTCAGCAACATATATCCAAGACCTTATCGAGAGTTATTACGTATATAATATAAATTTCAAAAAATGGTGGAACGAGCAAAGAATGTGGTTGATTCGAGGAGCAACATGTTTCAGCTTTTCATTTATAGAATTCACATTAAACCAAATCGGTATCTCTGCTCCAGATTTCAGCCTTACAAGCAAAGTCATCGACAATGAACAACAAAAAAGATACGACCAAGAAATATTCGACTTTGGAGTAGAATCGCCATTTTTCGTGAGCCTATCAACATTTGCATTGATCAGTTTAGTTTCATTTAGTTTCGGGATTGTGAAGGTGATATTTATGGATGGAAAATTGGAAGAAATGTTGGTTCAGTTGTTTTTAAGCGGATTTGTATTGGTAAATTCTTTGCCTATTTATGAAGCTATGGTGCTGAGAAAAGATGGGGGAAGAATGCCTATAAGAGTAACTTTAATATCTGGTCTCATAGCAGTTCTTCTTTGTTACGCGGCAGGGTTCGCAATAAGAAGAAGTTGA